Part of the Caulifigura coniformis genome, ATAAAAGTTACCATTTGATGATCGAAGTCAACCAATACGTTCGTGAGAACGGTAGTTGCCCGTTCGCCGCCTGGTTCGACTCGCTCGATGCACAGGTGGCCGCGAAGGTGCGAGTGGCGCTGATCCGGATGGAGCAGGGAAACCTGGGGGACTCGAAGCCGGTGGGTGAAGGAGTCTGGGAGAGGCGGCTGCATTTCGCCGGCGGATACCGCGTCTACTACGGCCGCGATGGAGCAGAGCTGGTCGTCCTGTTCGTCGGTGGAACGAAGCGCCGCCAGCAGAGTGACATTGCATTCGCCAGAGAGCTTTGGACGGAATACCGGCGACGCAAGAAAGGTGGATGAAGGTGGCACTCACTCGCAGCTTCAAGGAAACCGTGAAGTCGCGTGCGCAGCGGGACCGGAAGTTCCGTGTCGCCATGCTTCAGGAAGCGACCGAGGCCTTTCTCCGCGGTGAGACAGACGTCGGAAAGACTCTGTTGCGCGACTACGTCAACTCCACGGTTGGATTTGAGGAACTGGGGGACGCCGTCGAAAAATCACCCAAGAGCCTGATGCGAATGCTCAGCGCGACGGGGAACCCGCAAGCAGAAAGTCTGTTCGCGGTGATCGCCCATCTCCAGCGCGAGGAGGGAGTCCAGGTGCGAGTGCTCTTGCAGCGCGTCTCGTGAGAATTGGAAGCGGATCGCAGGTCGATTCGGCCAGTGGCCGAGATGCCAGGCCACGCTCGTTACGGGCTGCCCGTGAAGGGGATCTCGCAATATCATCCGCGCAATACCATTTTGCCGACGGATCGACTCCATGCCCCGCGATTTCACCACGGAAAGCCTTTCTCACGACCCGGTCCATGGGTACATCCCTTTTACGGCGCGGAGCGGGTTGCCGGCCGGGGAGGTTTCCGAGCAGGAAATCATCGATCATCCGTGGGTTCAGCGGATGCGGCATATCCACCAGCTGCAGACGGCGTGGTGGGTGTTTCCGTCGGCCGAGCATATGCGGTTCCAGCATATCCTGGGGGTGATGCATCTGGGGTCGCGGGCGATCGAGGCGTGGTACGACTCGCTGGCGGCGACATGTCCGAACCTGCCGTCGCGGGCGCTGGTGGAAAGCCTGGTGCGGCTGGCGGGGCTCCTGCACGACGTGGGGCATGGCCCGTTCGGGCACTTCTTCGACGATCACTACCTCGACCAGTTCGGGGTGACGCACGAAGACGTCGGCGCGGCGATCATCCAGAACGAACTGGGAGACCTGCTTCGTCGCGTCCGGCGGAATCCGAACGGGAAACTGCAGCCGCTGGAGGAGATCGACCCGCAGCAGATTGCCTTCCTGATCCGGCGGCCCCGGGGGCAGCAGGATGAAGGCCATCCGACGTGGCTGAGGAAGCTGCGGTCGCTGTTCAGCGGGATCTACACCGTCGACAACATGGATTTCGTTCTTCGGGATGCCTACATGACCGGCATCAATACGAAGGCGTTCGACATTAACCGGCTGCTGCACTACAGCTTCTTCACCGAGAGCGGGCTGACCATTCATGTTCGCGGGCTGCCGACGCTGATTCACTTTGTCGAGACGCGGGCGAATCTGTTCCGGACCGTGTACTTCCACCGGACGGTCCGGGCGCTGGACCTCTCGCTGGAGGAACTGTTCCCGCAGACGATGCCCCACCTGTTCGAGGGGAATCCGATCGACAACCTGAACCGCTACCGGCTGTTCACGGAATCGTCGTTCCTGGTGGACGTGCAGCGGTGGGGCGATTCGTCCGACCCGACGCTCCGGGAACTGGGGCAGAAATGGCGGGCGATCCTGTCGCGGGAAGTGAGCTGGAAGATGGCCGTCGAGCGGACGGTGAACTTCCACACGGCCGGGGCGGAGCGGATGTCGATTTTCTCGGCTCCGGACCTGGTGTTACAGCGGGTGCGGGAACGTCTGCCAAAAGCGGTCTGCAATATGCCGTTGCGGATCGACGTGGCGCGTCATTACCACCGGCCGAGCGGGCGTTTGCCGGCGGGTGGCCAGAACTATTTGTTTGATCCGGCCGCGGGCGTTCCCCAGGAGTTGAGTGACGACGAGCTTTTCAAAGCCTTGCCGTTGAGCTTTCTCGTGTTCCGGATTTACTCGCAGGACCACCAGCACGATGCCCTGCTGCATGGTGCATTGGCGTCGGTGCTGGGGGCGGCTACCGATGCGCGCACGAACATGTGAGAGTGTCGCAAGTTAGCGGCGCTTTGACGTCATTCTGACGGGATTCCGGCAGCTCCTGCCGGGGGCGTCGGGGATGGGGGGCCGGGGGCCGGAAACGTGTCTGGAGGCCGGCGGGTGGGGGATTTGCCATTTGGACGGGCGAATTGCGCGCAAAGTCAGCGCATTTTGAGTCGCCCCTTTGCACGGATTGCAACGCGCGGACGGTGGGTTGTGCACATTGGACCGCTGGGAGAGAAAGTTTGGGCTCCCTGAACCGTCCCCCTCTGTTTCGCTTGACCGGCGTCCGATATCCTTTCACGCTGTTCCCGGCGAGCCGGGGGCAGTCACGCTCGCGCCGAGCGGTCCTGCCATCGAGGGTTGGCGCAGGTGTTGCTCAACGGACTGTCAACCGCCATTACGATGTCGGCCCCGCCAGCATGGATCTTCTTCATTGATGTGGCATCGCGTTGCCCGCTGAACAACGCTCCCGCCCGGTCCGGCGCTCGGACCGAATTCCTCCCCGAAAGACTTCAATGACGATTCGCAAGGTACTCGCCCTGCGAGGGCCCAATCTCTGGGCCAACTATCCAGTGCTCGAGTGTCTGGTCGACCTGGAATACTTTGAACTTCTTCCGTCCTGCGACCTCGACGGTTTCGCGGACCGGATCAAGGCGTGGCTGCCATCGATGATCGAGCACCGCTGCGGGCTCGGCTACCGCGGCGGATTCTTTGAACGCCTGGAAACCGGGACGTGGCTCGGCCATGTGCTCGAGCATGTGACTCTTGAACTGCAGTCCCTGGCCGGCTCTGTCGTCGGTTTCGGAAGGGCACGCGAGACGTCGGAACCGGGCGTCTATAAGGTGGTGATCGAATACAACGATGAAGAGGTTGGCCGGGCGGCGGTGTACGAAGCCCACGACCTCATCATGGCGGCCGTCCATCGGCAGGACTTCGACGTCGAAGCGGCTGTCGAGCGGTTGCGCCGGATTCGGGATCGCGTGGCTCTGGGGCCGAGCACGAAATCGATCGTCGACGCGGCGGCCAAACGCGGCATTCCGATTCGCCGGCTCAATACCGACAGCTTCGTGCAGTTCGGATTCGGGAGCAAACAGCGCCGGATCATGGCGGCCGAGACCGATCGGACCAGCGCGATTGCTCAGGAAGTCGCCCAGGACAAGAACCTGACCAACCAGTTGCTGCGCGAAGCGGGAATTCCGGTTCCGCCCGGCGCGCCCGTCACTTCGGCCGACGAGGCCTGGGAAGTCGCCCAGGAC contains:
- a CDS encoding type II toxin-antitoxin system RelE/ParE family toxin, with the translated sequence MIEVNQYVRENGSCPFAAWFDSLDAQVAAKVRVALIRMEQGNLGDSKPVGEGVWERRLHFAGGYRVYYGRDGAELVVLFVGGTKRRQQSDIAFARELWTEYRRRKKGG
- a CDS encoding transcriptional regulator, whose translation is MALTRSFKETVKSRAQRDRKFRVAMLQEATEAFLRGETDVGKTLLRDYVNSTVGFEELGDAVEKSPKSLMRMLSATGNPQAESLFAVIAHLQREEGVQVRVLLQRVS
- a CDS encoding HD domain-containing protein, whose product is MPRDFTTESLSHDPVHGYIPFTARSGLPAGEVSEQEIIDHPWVQRMRHIHQLQTAWWVFPSAEHMRFQHILGVMHLGSRAIEAWYDSLAATCPNLPSRALVESLVRLAGLLHDVGHGPFGHFFDDHYLDQFGVTHEDVGAAIIQNELGDLLRRVRRNPNGKLQPLEEIDPQQIAFLIRRPRGQQDEGHPTWLRKLRSLFSGIYTVDNMDFVLRDAYMTGINTKAFDINRLLHYSFFTESGLTIHVRGLPTLIHFVETRANLFRTVYFHRTVRALDLSLEELFPQTMPHLFEGNPIDNLNRYRLFTESSFLVDVQRWGDSSDPTLRELGQKWRAILSREVSWKMAVERTVNFHTAGAERMSIFSAPDLVLQRVRERLPKAVCNMPLRIDVARHYHRPSGRLPAGGQNYLFDPAAGVPQELSDDELFKALPLSFLVFRIYSQDHQHDALLHGALASVLGAATDARTNM